The nucleotide window TGTACAGTACGCTTTGGTTTTGCAACCCGTCGTTTTTGTAATAGAAGTAGCGATCGCCCCGTTTGAATGGCGTGCCATATTTTTCGTAGTTCCACAGCTTTGTGAGTCGCTGTTTGATAGATTCCCGCTCCGGGATTTGATCCAGGTAGCCGAAGGTGACTTGGTTTTGCGCTTCGACCCAGGCTTTGGTTTCGGCGGAGTCGGGATCTTCGAGCCAACGGTAGGGATCGGCGACTTTCACGCCGTTATAGTCGTCAACTTGTTCGACTTGCTTACTTTCCGGATATTGCAACATAAACTCTGCTCCCAAACCATTTAATGGCATCAATACAAATAGACAAATAATGAACCCAATCACTGCGCTTTTGTACGGGCGTGCACCCCGCGCCCATTCTCTAATCAACACAATGTACGGGCGCGCATCCCGCGCCCATTTTTTTCGCAACAAACGATCGCGGATTAAACCACATCGCCGGATCGATCGCGCTAATTGTGTGGGCGGGGGAGGCCCGCCCCTACGGTTGAACATGGTGGTTACGCATTGCGTTGGCGGGTGATGTCGATCGTGATTTTTCCACCGAAATCGGGGATCGGGGCGGCTGGTTTATGCAATCGCACTCGCACCTGCTGCACGATTGCAAACGCCAAAATCTTTGACGCAATTTCTGCGGCCAATCGCTCAACCAAGGCAAATCGACTATCTTTGACTACGGTTTTTGTGGCTTCGATCGCCCCGCGATAGTCTAATGTATGCTGCAAATCGTCGGACTGACCGGCCTGGGATAAGTCCAGGTCGATGATTAAATCCACTTCAAACCATTGGCCGAGCACCTGCTCTTCGGGGAGAAATCCGGTGTAGCCATAGCAACGAATATTGCTTAATTCAATCCGATCGGTCATGGAACCCTATCAGCCTAGCCATTACTGCCTATCCATGATGACACAAGGCTATTCGCCTGGTTTCTTCGACTTCTCGGTCTTTTGCGGTTTCGGGGAAGGCTTCGGCTTGGTTTTCGGCAGCGGCCCTGCATTGGCGCCTTTAATCAATTGCACAAAGGCATCGAACCGCAGCGTGCGATCGCTACTCGTCACAGCATTCATCCCGATCGATTGCACCGCCTCCGCCGAATCCCGATAAGGCTTCAGCCAACTCAACAGTGGTGGCAAGACCGGCTGTTTCAAAACATCGGCCACATTGATAAAGAAAAAACCATTCCCATCTGTTTTCCGCTGGCCTAGCGAATCTAGGGCTGTCCGACGGAACTTCGGCTGATCACTCAGCGCACCGCGTACATTTGGAAAGAATGTCCCCGTAATCGGGGATCCTAATGAGAAAAACACGACATTGTCGTTCATCCAACCATGAGTCACGGTTGTCCCGGTTGTCGGATCACTCCAGTTCACCACTGGTTGGTTATTAAATTTACCCGGTGCCACCCGATAGCGCTGACGGGTAATCATTGCATCGTCTAGCTTTTTCAGCGTTTTCTCCGCTAAGCGCCGATCGTTAGTCTTAATCAACGCCATAATGCCAATCGGCATTTTCTTGGCGGCATCGCCCGGCATTGGAACCATGGCGATCGCAAACTCACCTTTCATCCAGCCCAGAAAATCCTGCTCCCAGTCCAGCCCCAAACTATCGCGGATACCTTGCTTCAATAGCCCCGGATTAAACAACTGAACTGGGTAAGTAATATAGTCACGGCGGTAATCCTGCCAAAATTGATTAAAGTTGCCACCCGATGTCATCGCCAAGGTGGATTGTGGCAACTTTTTGTGCAGCGATTTCGCCCCATTTTTCACCGCAAACTTGCGCTTACTGCCAGGCTTCAACCAAGCAATGTTGCGTAACTCCACGCCATCTTCCTGCAGATTGGCAACCGTGGCCCAACCTTGCGCTTGATCAATCCATTCCTGATTTTTCTTGCCAATCGAACGATCAAAATTCTGAGCCGCCGACGTAATACTCCCGG belongs to Romeriopsis navalis LEGE 11480 and includes:
- the folB gene encoding dihydroneopterin aldolase, which produces MTDRIELSNIRCYGYTGFLPEEQVLGQWFEVDLIIDLDLSQAGQSDDLQHTLDYRGAIEATKTVVKDSRFALVERLAAEIASKILAFAIVQQVRVRLHKPAAPIPDFGGKITIDITRQRNA
- a CDS encoding DUF3352 domain-containing protein, producing the protein MTQTPLKPKSMKAKTRKFFKKSPLTAPIAGSLLLVASGATIFWLINRNTFTPGTLPVGANLIPQDALMVLTLNTDVQQWRQLRSFGTIKSQVALDNTLIGLRETVFKQNGIDYDKDIAPWVGPEVTIAQLSPQSELSTDDTAEVPSSLSPQPIVAVLPIGDPLRAREVLAKPKALPNRKWSERKYRNIKIREAQPQQAPAKSDKAAKVEPVQPLQLAVVDNRVLVVTNSARSMNQAIDSFRDSKKSLARTPGYANALGQIQQPVRPFLTLYRNVPGSITSAAQNFDRSIGKKNQEWIDQAQGWATVANLQEDGVELRNIAWLKPGSKRKFAVKNGAKSLHKKLPQSTLAMTSGGNFNQFWQDYRRDYITYPVQLFNPGLLKQGIRDSLGLDWEQDFLGWMKGEFAIAMVPMPGDAAKKMPIGIMALIKTNDRRLAEKTLKKLDDAMITRQRYRVAPGKFNNQPVVNWSDPTTGTTVTHGWMNDNVVFFSLGSPITGTFFPNVRGALSDQPKFRRTALDSLGQRKTDGNGFFFINVADVLKQPVLPPLLSWLKPYRDSAEAVQSIGMNAVTSSDRTLRFDAFVQLIKGANAGPLPKTKPKPSPKPQKTEKSKKPGE